From the genome of Nicotiana sylvestris chromosome 2, ASM39365v2, whole genome shotgun sequence, one region includes:
- the LOC104215797 gene encoding peroxidase 51-like yields the protein MGRLNLLIAVVLSIYSVGVVFMPNLAFAQLKTNYYAKTCPNVESIVRNVVNQKFQQTFVTIPAVLRLFFHDCFVEGCDASVIVSSTPGNTAEKDHPDNLSLAGDGFDTVIKAKAAVDSNSRCKNKVSCADILALATRDVIQLSGGPWYPVELGRLDGFTSKASNVEGKLPKPTFNLNQLNSMFASHGLNQSDMIALSAAHSVGFSHCSKFAKRIYNFSPKSPVDPTLNKQYAAQLQGMCPRNVDPRIAINMDPKTPRTFDNAYFKNLQQGMGLFTSDQVLYTDGRSKGTVDIWASNSKAFQNAFVSAMTKLGRVGVKTGRNGNIRFDCGRFN from the exons ATGGGTCGTCTAAATCTTCTTATAGCAGTAGTGTTATCAATATATTCAGTTGGTGTAGTGTTCATGCCCAACTTGGCTTTTGCACAACTGAAGACCAATTATTACGCCAAAACCTGTCCTAATGTCGAATCCATTGTTAGAAATGTGGTTAACCAGAAATTCCAACAAACATTTGTCACAATCCCTGCTGTTCTCCGTCTCTTCTTTCATGATTGCTTTGTTGAG GGTTGTGATGCTTCAGTGATAGTATCGTCAACACCAGGGAACACAGCTGAGAAGGATCACCCAGATAATCTATCATTGGCAGGAGATGGATTTGATACTGTGATCAAAGCCAAAGCCGCCGTTGATTCAAACTCACGTTGTAAAAATAAAGTCTCTTGTGCAGATATTCTCGCCTTAGCCACTAGAGACGTCATTCAGCTG TCGGGGGGGCCATGGTACCCAGTAGAATTAGGAAGgctagatgggttcacatcaaAAGCTTCAAACGTGGAAGGAAAGCTGCCAAAACCAACATTTAATTTGAACCAACTCAATTCCATGTTTGCTTCTCATGGTCTAAACCAGAGCGACATGATCGCCCTTTCTG CGGCTCATTCTGTTGGGTTTTCACACTGTAGCAAGTTTGCCAAGCGGATTTACAACTTCAGCCCTAAGAGTCCAGTAGACCCAACACTCAACAAGCAATATGCAGCTCAATTACAAGGGATGTGTCCAAGAAATGTTGACCCAAGGATAGCCATTAACATGGATCCCAAAACTCCAAGGACCTTTGACAATGCCTACTTCAAAAATTTACAGCAAGGTATGGGCCTATTCACATCTGATCAAGTGCTTTATACGGACGGGCGATCCAAGGGAACCGTGGACATTTGGGCTAGTAACTCAAAAGCATTCCAAAACGCATTCGTCAGTGCAATGACAAAGCTGGGCCGCGTTGGTGTGAAAACTGGGAGGAATGGAAATATTCGTTTCGACTGCGGCAGATTTAATTGA